A genomic region of Candidatus Marimicrobium litorale contains the following coding sequences:
- a CDS encoding DUF3313 family protein, which translates to MMYLRLLSLALVVALTGCATPAEQKFPAVTHDGLKLQPHTALRAVYLKPGADLSQYNSVAILQPYVAFSKNWQRDYNEQANFEARVSDKDMQKIRERIAAEFKKEFEEVLEKGGHKIVADGGSGVLILRPAIIDLDVTAPDVMTPGMTTTFVASAGSMTLYMDLYDGKTQAIIGRVIDPEAADDSGMMQVADSVTNMADFDRIMRRWATILNEHLAKMQKG; encoded by the coding sequence ATGATGTATCTCAGATTACTTTCACTCGCGCTTGTTGTAGCCCTCACTGGTTGTGCCACACCGGCCGAGCAGAAATTTCCCGCGGTCACCCATGATGGTCTTAAGTTGCAACCGCATACCGCTTTACGCGCTGTTTATCTGAAGCCTGGCGCAGATTTAAGTCAGTATAATAGCGTTGCAATACTCCAGCCTTATGTCGCATTCAGCAAGAATTGGCAGCGTGATTATAATGAACAGGCCAACTTCGAGGCGCGTGTCAGTGACAAGGATATGCAGAAGATCAGGGAGCGGATAGCTGCGGAGTTCAAGAAAGAATTCGAAGAGGTATTGGAAAAAGGCGGCCACAAAATTGTTGCTGATGGCGGCAGTGGAGTTTTGATACTGCGGCCGGCGATTATTGATCTTGACGTGACAGCGCCAGACGTCATGACTCCGGGGATGACGACTACTTTTGTAGCTTCGGCGGGCTCTATGACTCTGTATATGGATTTATACGATGGAAAAACTCAGGCCATCATTGGACGCGTAATAGACCCGGAAGCAGCGGACGATTCAGGCATGATGCAAGTCGCTGACAGCGTCACAAATATGGCTGACTTTGACCGTATCATGAGGCGTTGGGCCACGATACTGAACGAGCATCTGGCCAAAATGCAAAAAGGGTGA
- a CDS encoding SDR family NAD(P)-dependent oxidoreductase, producing MVFTIDSTTDEIVAGLDLAGKVVVVTGASGGLGAETARAIASTGATVVLVARSAEKLEARRSEIIESTGNTSVHLQVVNLADLESVRSGADELLRSFASIDVLINNAGIMACPLERTLQGFESQLGVNHIAHFVFTNRLLGALKSDKGGRIVVLTSGAHKIASVDLDDMNWESREYDKWAAYGASKTANALFATELNRRFSSEGITANCVHPGVIMTDLSRSLTEDDFTSIATEGMKFKTVECGAATSVWAAVSPQLEGQGGYYLEDCHVGVELPASHMLAGYCGYALDNVLAKQLWQKTEKLLATIRIF from the coding sequence ATGGTATTTACGATTGATAGCACCACAGATGAAATCGTCGCTGGCCTTGATCTGGCGGGCAAAGTCGTCGTCGTGACGGGGGCGTCCGGTGGGCTGGGAGCTGAAACTGCCCGAGCGATCGCCTCAACCGGAGCAACTGTTGTGCTGGTCGCTCGTAGCGCAGAAAAACTGGAGGCCAGAAGGTCTGAAATTATCGAGTCCACAGGCAATACAAGCGTTCATTTACAGGTGGTGAATCTGGCCGACCTGGAATCGGTAAGGTCCGGTGCTGACGAGCTGCTGCGGTCCTTCGCCAGTATCGATGTTTTGATTAACAATGCAGGCATTATGGCTTGCCCTTTGGAAAGGACACTACAGGGTTTTGAGTCCCAACTGGGCGTTAATCACATAGCCCATTTTGTGTTTACCAACCGGCTCCTGGGAGCACTTAAATCGGATAAAGGCGGTCGCATAGTGGTCCTGACCTCCGGCGCACACAAGATTGCGTCTGTCGATCTAGACGATATGAATTGGGAGAGTCGAGAGTATGACAAGTGGGCCGCCTATGGTGCCTCAAAAACGGCCAATGCTCTTTTCGCAACGGAGCTGAACCGGCGATTTTCATCCGAAGGAATTACCGCAAACTGTGTCCATCCAGGCGTCATTATGACCGATTTATCCCGCAGCCTTACCGAGGATGATTTTACGTCTATTGCAACAGAGGGTATGAAATTCAAGACCGTTGAGTGCGGAGCGGCGACCAGCGTCTGGGCGGCTGTGAGTCCGCAGCTTGAGGGGCAGGGGGGCTATTACCTCGAAGATTGTCATGTAGGTGTCGAGCTCCCCGCGAGCCACATGTTGGCGGGCTATTGCGGCTATGCGCTTGATAACGTGTTGGCAAAACAACTCTGGCAGAAAACAGAGAAGTTGCTTGCAACGATCAGAATTTTCTAG
- a CDS encoding class I adenylate-forming enzyme family protein, with translation MYAELARARAELCAEGQAFELKNVEINGITVRSWKNAAANLRDFWLSTAGHGDATYLVYDDERWTYAESHEQVSRIARWLTDNGVKPGDRVAIAMRNYPEWLLSYWAIVSIGAVAVGVNAWWVPEELAYGFNDSAPVILICDRERLQRYNEIRNTCPTMTVVGVRCDDILTEDDVPWSVVLQSAADMPHVEIDTDTDACIFYTSGTTGRPKGAQLTHRGCTNNIMSSLFGNLSQIQALSSMEGKEFGTGGTQSVLLTTPLFHVTANNVIAHTNSMLGGKLVFMYKWDAGEALKLVEREQITALSGVPVMSRELLAHPDFESTDTSSLKSLGGGGAPVHPDLVEKIGSKAKVAPAQGFGMTETCGLATGAFGPYLQDRPGSVGPAMPVFEIRIVDTDDQDVPSGERGEVLLRSAQIISGYLNRPEATAETIVSGWLHTGDIGYLDEDDFLYIVDRAKDMVLRGGENIASGEVESVLYRYPGVTEAAVFSVPDEAMGEEVGVAIHLSEGATVSAEALREFSRGLLAAYKIPRYIWFLDEPLPRNASGKFLKKDLQARLQLDTAA, from the coding sequence TTAACGGTATTACAGTGCGATCCTGGAAAAACGCTGCCGCCAACCTTCGAGACTTCTGGCTGTCTACTGCCGGGCACGGTGATGCCACCTATCTGGTCTATGATGACGAGCGCTGGACCTATGCCGAAAGTCACGAGCAGGTGAGTCGCATCGCACGATGGCTCACAGACAATGGAGTAAAACCAGGAGACCGGGTCGCTATAGCGATGCGCAACTACCCGGAGTGGCTTCTGAGCTATTGGGCAATCGTCTCGATCGGAGCGGTCGCTGTTGGCGTAAATGCCTGGTGGGTGCCGGAAGAACTTGCCTACGGTTTCAATGACAGCGCCCCCGTCATTCTGATCTGCGATCGTGAGCGCCTGCAGCGCTACAACGAAATTCGCAACACGTGCCCCACCATGACGGTGGTCGGCGTGCGCTGTGATGACATCCTTACAGAGGACGATGTTCCCTGGTCGGTGGTTCTGCAATCGGCGGCCGATATGCCCCATGTCGAAATCGATACGGATACCGACGCCTGCATCTTTTACACCTCCGGAACAACGGGACGACCCAAGGGAGCCCAACTGACTCATCGGGGCTGCACCAATAACATCATGAGCAGCCTGTTTGGAAACCTGTCGCAAATTCAGGCTCTTTCGTCTATGGAAGGCAAGGAGTTCGGAACCGGTGGCACCCAATCAGTCCTGCTGACGACGCCGCTATTCCATGTAACAGCAAATAACGTTATCGCTCACACCAACAGCATGCTTGGTGGCAAATTAGTCTTTATGTATAAGTGGGATGCAGGAGAGGCGCTCAAGCTGGTAGAGCGAGAGCAGATTACTGCACTGTCGGGCGTACCCGTTATGTCTAGAGAACTTCTGGCCCATCCAGATTTTGAAAGCACTGATACCTCTTCATTGAAATCATTGGGCGGTGGCGGCGCACCAGTACACCCTGATCTGGTGGAGAAAATTGGCAGCAAGGCGAAGGTTGCGCCCGCACAAGGTTTCGGTATGACGGAGACTTGTGGTCTTGCCACAGGAGCTTTTGGACCTTATCTGCAGGACAGACCAGGCAGTGTCGGGCCGGCAATGCCGGTATTTGAAATACGGATTGTTGACACTGATGATCAGGATGTACCCAGTGGGGAGCGCGGCGAGGTACTATTGCGCAGTGCGCAGATCATCTCGGGCTACCTGAATCGCCCAGAGGCCACCGCTGAAACTATTGTTAGCGGCTGGCTACATACCGGCGACATCGGTTACCTGGACGAAGATGACTTTTTATATATCGTGGATCGTGCAAAGGATATGGTGCTACGAGGCGGAGAGAATATCGCCAGCGGTGAAGTAGAGTCCGTGCTTTACCGCTACCCGGGCGTCACTGAAGCGGCAGTATTTTCAGTACCAGACGAGGCAATGGGCGAGGAAGTGGGAGTCGCGATACACCTGTCAGAAGGCGCCACTGTGTCTGCAGAGGCATTGCGCGAGTTTAGCCGTGGCCTCCTTGCTGCATATAAAATCCCCAGATACATCTGGTTTCTCGATGAGCCCCTGCCACGCAATGCCAGCGGCAAGTTCCTGAAAAAAGATCTCCAAGCCAGGCTGCAGTTAGACACTGCCGCCTGA